The Candidatus Hydrogenedentota bacterium genome has a window encoding:
- a CDS encoding sigma-70 family RNA polymerase sigma factor: MSDVSDWDLVARARDGDMDAFAALVRRYEAPVIHFCARMIGSVEDAQDVAQDSFIRVYRYLDRLRPDAKFSTVLFGIARNLTLNFLRDSSRRGRGNTVSLTRDDETEQHIVDDAARPDETARLGEIERTIEKALDQISAEHREVLVLREIQGMDYETIGEVINCPAGTVKSRIARAREQLRLRIIELGGELL; this comes from the coding sequence ATGAGCGACGTCTCCGATTGGGATCTCGTCGCGCGGGCGCGCGATGGGGACATGGACGCCTTTGCGGCGCTGGTTCGCCGTTATGAAGCGCCCGTGATCCACTTTTGCGCGCGCATGATCGGTTCCGTCGAGGATGCGCAGGACGTTGCGCAAGACAGTTTCATTCGGGTCTATCGCTACCTTGACCGGCTCCGGCCGGATGCGAAGTTTTCGACCGTGCTCTTTGGTATCGCGCGCAACCTGACATTGAACTTCTTACGGGATTCGTCGCGACGCGGCCGCGGCAACACGGTGTCGCTGACGCGGGACGACGAAACGGAGCAGCACATCGTCGATGACGCGGCGCGGCCCGACGAGACGGCCCGGCTCGGCGAGATCGAGCGGACAATTGAAAAGGCCCTCGACCAGATTTCCGCGGAGCACCGTGAAGTGTTGGTGTTGCGCGAGATTCAGGGCATGGATTACGAAACGATTGGCGAGGTCATCAACTGCCCGGCGGGCACGGTGAAGAGCCGGATTGCCCGCGCGCGCGAACAGTTGCGGCTTCGCATCATCGAACTAGGCGGCGAACTGCTATGA
- a CDS encoding SEL1-like repeat protein, translated as MTAKCLTFVLISALVISLQSEAQQDLQAIKARAEQGDALAQARLGMAYVEGDEFPQDYAEASRWFRRAADQGLALGQFGVGLMYEEGKGVPENHAEALKWYRLAAAQGEPLSQCKIGIAYSKGKDVPKDYVEALKWYRMAVEKGNASAQYYLGRAYSKGEGVQQDEAEALTWYRKAAQQGHSDAQYWVGIAYDYGKGIEEDRDQAFKWYRMAANQGDPDGLFKLGVAYDTGRAVPQDKGEAIKWYRKAAEKGHAKSQFKLGLIYSKGEGVPKDAAQAARWYLKAADQGHESAQYNLGHLYFGGRGVSKDYAEAVKWWRKAAEQGNANAQIALGACYGQGKGVPEDQVESVKWYRKAAEMGHAVAQNSLGVAYDEGKGVPLDPAEAVKWYRKAAEQEYKRAQHNLGTNYYYGEGVPKNGSEAVKWWRKAADQGHAGAMNSLGAVYRLGKIVPEDQAESVKWYRKAAEMGDADSQNSLGLAYDKGRGVPLDHAECVKWYRKAAEQGNARGQYNLASKYVSGEGVTKDFVLAYMWYSLAIDQKHQVARKYRDRIAAEMTPEQIAEAEKLTREWKPSMQAEDRHPNYKSVASAE; from the coding sequence ATGACTGCAAAATGTTTAACGTTTGTGTTGATTAGCGCACTGGTGATTTCACTCCAATCCGAAGCCCAACAGGACCTCCAGGCAATAAAGGCAAGAGCTGAACAAGGCGACGCATTGGCTCAGGCCAGGCTTGGCATGGCATATGTCGAAGGCGACGAGTTTCCCCAAGACTACGCTGAGGCATCGAGGTGGTTCCGCCGTGCCGCTGACCAAGGGTTGGCGCTCGGCCAGTTCGGTGTGGGCTTAATGTATGAGGAAGGAAAAGGTGTGCCAGAGAACCATGCCGAGGCGTTGAAATGGTACCGGTTGGCCGCGGCACAAGGTGAGCCGCTCTCCCAATGTAAGATTGGAATCGCCTATTCCAAAGGTAAAGACGTTCCCAAAGACTATGTCGAGGCATTAAAGTGGTACCGGATGGCCGTCGAAAAAGGGAACGCGAGTGCTCAGTATTATCTTGGCCGGGCCTATTCCAAAGGCGAGGGCGTGCAACAGGACGAAGCGGAAGCATTGACCTGGTATCGCAAGGCTGCGCAGCAGGGGCATTCCGATGCTCAATATTGGGTAGGCATCGCTTATGACTACGGGAAGGGCATTGAAGAGGACCGCGACCAGGCGTTTAAGTGGTACCGCATGGCGGCCAATCAGGGGGATCCGGACGGTCTATTCAAGCTTGGCGTCGCGTACGATACTGGCAGAGCCGTCCCTCAGGACAAAGGCGAGGCAATAAAATGGTACCGCAAGGCCGCCGAAAAAGGGCATGCAAAGTCGCAGTTTAAGCTTGGCTTAATCTATTCCAAAGGCGAAGGTGTTCCCAAAGACGCAGCTCAGGCTGCGCGATGGTATCTCAAAGCTGCCGACCAGGGGCATGAAAGTGCCCAGTACAATCTCGGCCATCTGTATTTCGGCGGTCGTGGTGTTTCCAAGGATTACGCCGAGGCTGTGAAGTGGTGGCGCAAGGCCGCGGAACAAGGGAACGCGAACGCTCAAATCGCGCTTGGCGCGTGTTACGGCCAAGGTAAAGGTGTGCCGGAAGATCAGGTCGAATCGGTAAAGTGGTATCGCAAGGCCGCCGAAATGGGACATGCGGTCGCTCAGAATAGTCTTGGCGTGGCGTACGATGAGGGTAAAGGCGTGCCTCTCGATCCCGCCGAGGCCGTGAAGTGGTATCGCAAGGCTGCGGAGCAAGAATATAAGCGCGCTCAACATAACTTAGGCACCAATTATTATTACGGTGAAGGCGTACCTAAGAACGGGTCCGAAGCAGTAAAGTGGTGGCGCAAGGCCGCCGATCAAGGGCACGCAGGCGCGATGAATAGTCTGGGCGCGGTCTATCGGCTGGGCAAAATCGTGCCGGAAGATCAGGCCGAATCCGTGAAGTGGTATCGCAAGGCCGCAGAAATGGGAGATGCCGACTCACAGAACAGTCTCGGCCTGGCTTATGACAAAGGTAGAGGCGTACCGCTCGATCATGCAGAGTGCGTAAAGTGGTATCGCAAGGCTGCCGAACAAGGGAATGCACGCGGTCAGTATAATCTGGCATCCAAATACGTTTCAGGCGAAGGAGTGACAAAGGACTTTGTTCTCGCTTACATGTGGTACAGCCTCGCCATCGACCAGAAGCATCAAGTGGCGCGAAAATACAGAGATAGAATTGCTGCCGAGATGACTCCTGAGCAGATAGCCGAAGCTGAAAAACTCACCCGCGAGTGGAAACCAAGTATGCAGGCGGAAGATCGCCATCCAAACTATAAATCCGTGGCCAGTGCCGAATGA
- the mfd gene encoding transcription-repair coupling factor yields MALTKQLPKLSGIGTLQLRPRACLDVIGPWGSGKALTALQAAGGRSLLIITHGRVEAEAVFEDLLTFDLPERCVHFPAWEVLPTDAMAPADDIVAERMNALMRLQAARSMNEPIRMVAPARSLLQYVVKRDALSAQTVTLAVGEEHDLEDLVARLSEMGYDRELMVEQRGQTSVRGGILDVFPISGELPYRIEFFGDEIESIRRFEPETQRSIGHEKSVTIPPRSEKTQIAARDALAPLTQYFPDDALIVLDEPMAIRDEVTKLAAQLGDNPYIMSWDSVERELEKFSRMRIAQVPFTAGENVPRMQLHMGAITGWQGQNDAFWKQIDLWDHEGYTVVLLCATTGERKRLYELLEERGYRPGQDAFDLRVDIGRLRGGFVVPADKLAVLSEHEMFGRHYVRRTRRRFEAGTALTAFSDLKSGDYIVHEQHGIGRYLGLRRFEGKAGDFLALQYTGGDKLYVPVTHIDMIQKFTGGDGAVPKVDRLGGSTWARTKSRVKKAVRDMTEELLKLYAARETREGHTFPPDTHWQIEFEDAFEYDETPDQMRAIVDVKRDMETPRPMDRLICGDVGYGKTEVAMRAAFKAVMDSRQVAVLVPTTVLAEQHYLNFAERFADYPIKVEMLSRFRSPKEIRSVVERLRSGEVDVVIGTHRIVSKDVEFKNLGLVVIDEEQRFGVTHKERLKQLRTTVDVLTLSATPIPRTLNMSLMGVRDMSVINTAPNDRLPIHTCIADFDEPLIQEAIARELAREGQVFYVHNRVQTIERAANLVQRLVPTARIAIGHGQMPEKELERVMSGFIHKEYDVLVCTTIIGSGIDIPNANTIIIDQADHFGLAELYQLRGRVGRYKHRAFAYLLIPGNRALSEDAQKRLKALEEFSTLGAGFRIAMRDLEIRGAGSLLGGEQHGHIATVGFDTYTQLVAEAVAEIKGEPIRLRRLPLFEIAAEAYIPEQYVTSESQKITLYKRIAGLQSEEEVGEMLAELKDRFGEPPVPVRRLLDVMRVRALGADAGARRIVGGKNGVTVELETGRQLERGRRESLSHAFGNRLVFEWKETPSISLKLEEQADENAVITAAQKLLKALVEDAA; encoded by the coding sequence ATGGCGCTTACCAAACAACTTCCAAAGCTATCGGGCATCGGCACGCTGCAACTGAGGCCGCGCGCGTGCTTGGACGTGATCGGCCCGTGGGGCAGTGGCAAGGCGTTGACCGCGTTGCAGGCCGCGGGCGGCCGGTCGCTCCTGATTATCACGCACGGGCGCGTCGAGGCCGAAGCCGTCTTCGAGGACCTGCTCACCTTCGATCTGCCGGAGCGGTGCGTGCATTTCCCCGCCTGGGAAGTCTTGCCCACCGACGCAATGGCGCCGGCGGACGATATCGTTGCCGAGCGTATGAACGCGCTCATGCGGCTACAAGCCGCTCGTAGCATGAACGAACCCATTCGCATGGTCGCGCCGGCGCGTTCCCTGCTCCAGTACGTCGTCAAACGCGACGCCCTCTCCGCGCAAACCGTTACGTTAGCCGTCGGCGAGGAACACGACCTCGAGGACCTCGTCGCGCGGCTGTCGGAAATGGGTTACGACCGAGAACTCATGGTCGAGCAGCGCGGACAAACAAGCGTGCGAGGCGGCATTCTCGACGTCTTCCCCATCTCGGGCGAACTGCCTTACCGCATCGAGTTCTTCGGCGACGAAATTGAATCGATCCGCCGCTTCGAGCCGGAAACCCAACGCAGCATCGGTCACGAGAAATCCGTCACCATCCCGCCGCGGTCCGAGAAGACCCAAATTGCGGCGCGCGACGCGCTTGCCCCGCTCACACAGTATTTCCCGGACGATGCGCTCATTGTGCTCGATGAACCGATGGCCATCCGCGACGAAGTGACGAAACTCGCGGCGCAATTGGGCGACAACCCATACATCATGTCGTGGGACTCCGTTGAGCGCGAGCTCGAGAAGTTCTCGCGCATGCGTATTGCGCAGGTGCCGTTCACCGCCGGGGAAAATGTCCCGCGCATGCAACTCCACATGGGCGCTATCACGGGTTGGCAGGGACAAAACGACGCCTTCTGGAAACAGATCGATCTGTGGGACCACGAAGGCTACACCGTCGTCCTGCTTTGCGCGACCACGGGCGAGCGCAAGCGCCTGTACGAACTGCTGGAAGAGAGGGGCTACCGGCCCGGACAAGACGCTTTCGATCTGCGGGTCGATATCGGACGCCTTCGTGGCGGGTTCGTCGTGCCCGCCGACAAACTCGCCGTTCTGAGCGAACACGAGATGTTTGGACGGCACTACGTGCGCCGCACGCGCCGCCGCTTCGAAGCGGGCACCGCGCTCACCGCGTTCAGCGACCTTAAATCCGGCGACTACATCGTCCACGAGCAACACGGCATCGGCCGCTACCTCGGCCTCAGGCGCTTCGAAGGCAAGGCGGGCGATTTCCTTGCGCTTCAATACACCGGCGGCGACAAGCTGTACGTTCCCGTCACGCACATCGACATGATCCAGAAGTTTACCGGCGGCGACGGCGCCGTGCCAAAGGTGGATAGACTCGGAGGCTCAACGTGGGCGCGCACGAAGTCTCGCGTCAAGAAAGCCGTGCGCGACATGACGGAGGAGTTGCTCAAGCTCTACGCCGCGCGCGAAACCCGCGAAGGGCATACGTTTCCGCCCGACACGCATTGGCAGATCGAGTTCGAAGACGCGTTCGAGTACGACGAAACGCCGGACCAGATGCGCGCCATTGTCGACGTCAAGCGCGACATGGAAACGCCGAGGCCGATGGACCGCCTTATCTGCGGCGATGTGGGCTACGGCAAGACCGAAGTGGCGATGCGCGCCGCCTTCAAGGCGGTGATGGACAGCCGGCAGGTTGCCGTGTTGGTGCCGACCACCGTCCTCGCGGAACAGCATTACCTGAACTTCGCCGAGCGATTCGCGGATTATCCGATTAAGGTCGAAATGCTCAGCCGCTTCCGCAGTCCGAAGGAGATTAGGTCGGTCGTGGAACGATTAAGGTCCGGGGAAGTGGACGTTGTGATCGGGACCCACCGAATCGTGTCGAAGGATGTCGAGTTCAAAAACCTCGGCCTGGTTGTGATCGACGAGGAACAACGTTTCGGCGTAACGCACAAGGAACGGCTGAAACAACTGCGCACCACGGTAGACGTACTCACGCTCAGCGCCACGCCCATCCCGCGCACGCTGAACATGTCCCTCATGGGCGTACGCGACATGAGCGTCATCAACACGGCGCCAAACGATCGTCTTCCCATTCACACGTGCATCGCGGATTTCGACGAACCACTCATCCAAGAGGCGATCGCGCGCGAACTTGCGCGCGAAGGCCAGGTCTTCTACGTGCACAACCGCGTTCAGACTATCGAGCGTGCAGCGAACCTTGTCCAACGATTGGTCCCCACGGCGCGCATTGCGATCGGGCACGGCCAGATGCCCGAAAAGGAACTCGAGCGCGTAATGTCGGGCTTTATTCACAAGGAATACGATGTGCTCGTCTGCACGACGATCATCGGCTCCGGCATCGATATCCCGAATGCAAACACGATCATTATCGATCAGGCCGATCACTTCGGGCTCGCCGAACTCTATCAACTGCGCGGGCGCGTCGGGCGCTACAAGCACCGCGCGTTCGCATATCTGCTGATTCCCGGAAACCGCGCGCTCAGCGAAGACGCGCAGAAACGATTGAAGGCGCTCGAAGAATTTTCGACGCTCGGCGCGGGGTTCCGCATCGCCATGCGCGATCTCGAGATTCGCGGCGCCGGCAGCCTCCTCGGCGGAGAACAACACGGGCACATCGCCACTGTCGGTTTTGACACCTATACGCAACTCGTCGCGGAAGCGGTCGCGGAAATCAAAGGCGAACCCATACGATTACGGCGCCTGCCGCTGTTCGAGATCGCCGCCGAAGCCTATATCCCGGAACAATACGTTACGTCGGAATCGCAAAAGATCACGCTCTACAAACGCATCGCCGGCCTCCAAAGCGAAGAGGAGGTCGGCGAAATGCTCGCGGAATTGAAGGACCGCTTCGGCGAACCGCCCGTGCCGGTGCGGCGGCTGCTCGACGTCATGCGCGTGCGCGCGCTCGGCGCCGATGCCGGCGCGCGAAGGATCGTCGGCGGGAAGAATGGGGTGACGGTCGAACTGGAAACTGGCCGGCAATTGGAGCGTGGGCGAAGGGAGTCGTTGTCGCACGCGTTTGGAAACCGGCTTGTGTTCGAGTGGAAAGAGACGCCGTCGATCTCGCTCAAGCTGGAGGAGCAGGCGGACGAGAATGCGGTGATAACAGCGGCGCAAAAGCTGCTGAAGGCTCTCGTGGAAGACGCTGCCTAA